From Geomonas agri, one genomic window encodes:
- a CDS encoding CoA-binding protein, translated as MQVPDIKEILTKYRTVAVVGLSPDAGKPSHEVAAYLKRAGYRIIPVNPAVAEVFGEKSYPTLADIPEPVEIVDVFRRSEFVPEIVEQAIAKGAKVVWLQEGVVHQEAAQRAREAGLEVVMDRCMLKEHVKAVRR; from the coding sequence ATGCAAGTTCCTGACATCAAAGAGATACTGACCAAGTACCGTACCGTCGCCGTGGTGGGGCTTTCCCCCGACGCCGGCAAGCCCAGTCACGAGGTCGCCGCCTATCTCAAGCGGGCCGGCTACCGCATCATTCCGGTGAACCCCGCCGTCGCGGAGGTCTTCGGCGAGAAGAGCTACCCGACCCTGGCCGACATCCCGGAGCCGGTCGAGATCGTCGACGTGTTCCGCCGCTCCGAGTTCGTGCCGGAAATCGTGGAGCAGGCCATTGCCAAAGGAGCCAAGGTGGTCTGGCTGCAGGAAGGGGTGGTCCACCAAGAGGCCGCGCAACGCGCCCGCGAGGCGGGCCTTGAGGTGGTGATGGACCGCTGCATGTTGAAGGAGCACGTCAAGGCGGTGCGGCGTTGA
- a CDS encoding tetratricopeptide repeat protein encodes MEREMTPLTGITYYRPPAGTTVSGLDGKVSFTIGPEQIPLLDDDYKALEGQLPGYDAVGRGVYQALRMDPGCRCCELYAEMLKGYPHYVSELASHILMLGEKDVEVPYLERRVKLLRIFALIEPENAHFPLEIGATLLEQACRFSALHLSTVTLFKAEGYLDRARELGGDQPRCLTTLAEVSFLLGKYDKAAALWNTLLPQVEAKAQAELRARLERIERGEVPRVPAVDYLEAIAGAMALREDGGYQEATAILNDVMADAWFALEFPMAEIPYLLALCCKDLGAAGDARFYLRQALKINPDFAEAKATLQQLEQ; translated from the coding sequence ATGGAAAGAGAGATGACCCCCCTCACTGGCATTACCTACTACCGTCCCCCCGCGGGGACCACGGTGAGCGGGTTGGACGGCAAGGTGTCCTTCACCATCGGGCCGGAGCAGATCCCGCTTTTGGACGACGACTACAAGGCGCTGGAGGGGCAACTACCCGGCTACGACGCTGTCGGGCGCGGCGTGTACCAGGCCTTACGCATGGACCCCGGCTGCCGCTGCTGCGAACTCTACGCGGAGATGCTCAAGGGATACCCGCATTACGTGTCCGAGCTGGCCAGCCACATCCTGATGCTTGGTGAAAAGGACGTCGAGGTTCCCTACCTGGAGCGGCGCGTTAAGCTGTTGCGCATCTTCGCCCTGATTGAGCCGGAGAATGCGCACTTCCCGCTGGAGATCGGTGCCACCCTTTTGGAGCAGGCCTGCCGGTTCTCCGCCCTTCACCTCTCCACGGTCACCCTGTTCAAGGCCGAGGGGTACCTGGACCGGGCCCGTGAACTGGGTGGTGACCAGCCGCGCTGCCTCACCACCCTTGCCGAGGTCTCGTTCCTCTTGGGCAAGTACGACAAGGCTGCCGCGCTCTGGAACACACTCCTGCCCCAGGTCGAGGCGAAAGCCCAGGCCGAGCTGAGGGCGCGTCTGGAGCGGATTGAGCGGGGCGAGGTGCCCCGGGTGCCCGCGGTGGACTACCTGGAGGCGATCGCGGGGGCCATGGCCCTGCGTGAGGACGGCGGCTACCAGGAGGCGACCGCCATCCTGAACGACGTCATGGCCGACGCCTGGTTCGCCCTGGAGTTCCCCATGGCCGAGATACCGTACCTCCTGGCGCTCTGCTGCAAGGACCTGGGCGCAGCCGGTGACGCCCGCTTCTACCTGCGCCAGGCCCTGAAGATCAATCCCGATTTTGCAGAGGCCAAGGCCACACTGCAGCAACTGGAACAGTAG
- a CDS encoding acetoin utilization protein AcuC, whose translation MSRKTALIACTDLSGYCYGEQHPFKVQRYRLARDLMGAYGLLSLPGMTEVRPRPVNESQLLGAHRADYLDRLREFSAAEEPRADFRYGLGDVENPVFPGVYDWACLGVSGTLEAARLVADEGYDAAFNPLGGYHHAQAGRASGFSYLNDAVVAINYLLEQGKTVVYLDLDAHHGDGVQNAFYGDDRVLTISLHESGVYFFPGTGFENETGEGAGQGYSVNLPLLAHTDDALFMKAFDEVAFPLIAAFDPDVLFTQLGADTFRTDPLTRLEVTTHAYSYIMRKLRALEIPWVAVGGGGYDQMNVARAWTIAWGIMNDRELAPRLPASFVELISQLGYPHRMLLDAMHWAEEDDRNRALDAVEKSIAYVRDHIFPVLIGDYGKHYRT comes from the coding sequence TTGTCGCGCAAAACCGCACTCATCGCCTGTACCGACCTGTCCGGGTACTGCTATGGTGAACAGCACCCGTTCAAGGTGCAGCGTTACCGCTTGGCGCGTGACCTGATGGGCGCTTACGGACTGCTGAGCCTCCCCGGCATGACCGAGGTGCGGCCCCGTCCGGTGAACGAATCGCAGCTTTTGGGGGCGCACCGCGCCGACTACCTGGACCGGTTGCGGGAGTTCAGCGCGGCGGAGGAACCAAGAGCGGACTTCCGCTACGGCCTCGGCGACGTGGAGAATCCTGTCTTTCCTGGCGTTTACGACTGGGCCTGCCTCGGGGTCTCCGGCACGCTGGAGGCGGCGCGCCTGGTTGCCGATGAAGGGTACGATGCCGCCTTCAACCCGCTGGGGGGCTACCATCACGCCCAGGCGGGGCGGGCATCAGGCTTCTCCTACCTGAACGATGCGGTAGTCGCCATCAACTACCTCCTGGAACAGGGAAAGACGGTTGTCTATCTGGACCTGGACGCCCACCACGGCGACGGGGTGCAGAACGCCTTCTACGGTGACGACCGCGTGCTCACCATCTCTCTGCACGAAAGCGGGGTCTACTTCTTTCCCGGGACCGGGTTCGAGAACGAGACCGGCGAGGGAGCGGGGCAGGGGTACTCGGTTAACCTCCCGCTGTTGGCCCACACCGACGATGCCTTGTTCATGAAGGCCTTCGACGAGGTCGCCTTCCCCCTGATCGCCGCTTTCGACCCGGACGTCCTCTTTACCCAGCTTGGGGCGGATACCTTCAGGACTGACCCGCTCACCCGTCTCGAGGTGACCACCCACGCCTATTCCTATATAATGAGGAAACTGCGCGCCCTGGAGATCCCCTGGGTCGCCGTGGGGGGAGGGGGGTACGACCAGATGAACGTGGCGCGGGCCTGGACCATCGCCTGGGGCATCATGAACGACCGGGAGCTTGCCCCGCGGCTACCCGCTTCCTTTGTCGAATTGATCTCACAGCTTGGCTACCCGCACCGGATGCTCCTCGACGCCATGCACTGGGCCGAGGAAGACGACCGCAACCGGGCGCTCGACGCGGTGGAAAAGAGCATCGCCTACGTGCGCGACCACATCTTCCCGGTCCTGATCGGCGACTATGGCAAACACTACCGGACATAA
- a CDS encoding ammonium transporter — protein sequence MNGMSTMTTLANSSDVLFLMLGAVMVFAMHAGFAFLEVGTVRQKNQVNAFVKILTDWSVSTVVYFLIGFPIAYGISFLRPVKELLGPNQGYDITHYFFLLCFAACIPAIISGGIAERAKFWPQVIAGAIFAGLTYPLFESLIWGQNCSSLQGLFKQFGGAEFHDYAGSVVVHSIGGWLALPAVLILGPRMGRYIKGKSHPIPISNIPFLALGSWILAIGWFGFNVMSAGHLDKISGIVAVNSLMAMVGGVLAALIAGKNDPGFVHNGALAGLIAVCAGSDIMHPLFAFVTGAIASVIFVYGFHIEQEKLKIDDVLGVWPLHGIIGSWGGIAAGIFGHEALGGMGGVTFVSQLLGSLSAIVFALVNGFIVYGVLAKTVGIRLSQEEEFAGADLSIHSIGAYPEQHIR from the coding sequence ATGAACGGGATGTCGACGATGACGACTCTGGCCAACAGCAGTGATGTACTTTTCCTGATGCTCGGCGCGGTAATGGTGTTTGCCATGCACGCCGGATTCGCCTTTCTCGAAGTGGGAACGGTACGTCAGAAGAACCAGGTAAACGCCTTCGTGAAGATCCTGACCGACTGGTCCGTTTCGACCGTGGTCTACTTCTTGATCGGCTTCCCCATCGCCTACGGCATCAGCTTCCTCAGACCGGTAAAGGAACTGCTGGGGCCGAACCAGGGCTATGACATCACCCACTACTTCTTCCTGCTCTGCTTCGCAGCCTGCATCCCGGCCATCATCTCCGGCGGCATCGCCGAACGCGCCAAGTTTTGGCCGCAGGTCATTGCTGGCGCCATCTTCGCCGGCCTCACCTATCCCCTCTTCGAATCCCTGATCTGGGGGCAGAACTGCTCCAGCCTGCAGGGGCTCTTCAAACAGTTCGGCGGTGCCGAGTTTCATGACTACGCGGGTTCCGTGGTAGTGCACTCCATCGGCGGCTGGCTCGCCCTTCCCGCCGTCCTCATCCTCGGACCGCGCATGGGACGCTACATCAAGGGCAAATCTCATCCGATCCCGATCAGCAACATCCCCTTCCTGGCCCTAGGCTCCTGGATCCTCGCCATCGGGTGGTTCGGCTTCAACGTGATGAGCGCCGGACACCTGGACAAGATCTCCGGCATCGTCGCGGTCAACTCCCTGATGGCCATGGTAGGCGGCGTGCTGGCAGCCCTCATCGCCGGCAAGAACGACCCGGGCTTCGTGCACAACGGCGCTCTCGCCGGCCTCATTGCCGTCTGCGCCGGGTCCGACATCATGCATCCGCTGTTTGCCTTCGTGACCGGCGCCATCGCCTCGGTGATCTTCGTGTACGGCTTCCACATCGAGCAGGAGAAACTCAAGATCGACGACGTGCTGGGCGTGTGGCCGCTGCACGGCATCATCGGCTCCTGGGGCGGCATCGCCGCAGGCATCTTCGGGCACGAGGCCTTGGGCGGTATGGGCGGTGTCACCTTCGTCTCCCAGTTGCTCGGTTCGCTCTCCGCCATCGTCTTCGCCCTGGTCAACGGCTTCATCGTCTACGGCGTGCTCGCCAAGACCGTGGGGATCAGGCTGAGCCAGGAGGAAGAGTTCGCCGGTGCCGACCTCTCCATCCACAGCATCGGCGCCTACCCGGAGCAGCACATCCGTTAA
- a CDS encoding response regulator, which produces MKIPLGQLLVQSGIITVKTLDRALARQQSCGLTLGEALLEMGVITEDELREALGQQAQALAEMKILLVDDHSAMNCDVEGALKKEGYQVFIARDGVEGLKIAFSQKPDLILCDASSPRMDGYALMRAIKANPASAGTPMILLTSKASPEEEHRALKAGFHDFIAKPVMTIRVVSRVKRAFEIMDKYHEPEVAPPA; this is translated from the coding sequence ATGAAGATACCCTTGGGACAGTTGCTGGTTCAGTCCGGCATCATAACGGTAAAAACATTGGATCGCGCCCTGGCGCGGCAGCAAAGCTGCGGCCTGACGCTTGGTGAAGCGCTTCTGGAGATGGGAGTGATTACCGAGGATGAGTTGCGCGAGGCGCTGGGCCAGCAGGCCCAGGCACTGGCAGAGATGAAGATCCTGCTGGTGGACGACCACTCCGCCATGAACTGCGATGTGGAAGGTGCCCTGAAGAAGGAGGGATACCAGGTTTTCATTGCGCGGGACGGGGTGGAAGGGCTAAAAATCGCCTTCTCGCAAAAGCCTGACCTGATCCTGTGTGATGCCAGTTCCCCCAGGATGGACGGTTACGCCCTGATGCGCGCCATCAAGGCCAACCCGGCCAGTGCCGGAACTCCCATGATCCTACTTACCTCGAAGGCGTCCCCCGAGGAGGAGCACCGCGCGCTGAAAGCCGGGTTCCACGACTTCATCGCGAAGCCGGTGATGACCATCCGCGTGGTGTCCCGGGTGAAGCGCGCCTTCGAGATCATGGACAAGTACCACGAACCCGAGGTGGCTCCCCCCGCCTGA
- a CDS encoding aspartate aminotransferase family protein yields the protein MTEDDRMVQRAFAVIAPPAHHYYPITIAHGKGTEVVSIDGRRFLDFSSGLAVLNLGHNHPKVIQAVKKQVDHYLHAGGIYYSEATVAAAEELTSVTPAGLDMLFFGNSGAEAVEGALKLARYTSGRQAIVSCTGGFHGRTMGALSLTSSSSAYRRRYHPLVPSVYQVSYPACFICSCGMNAEACGGRCLEELDRLFQRQVPPEEVAAIIVEPFLGEGGYYPAPRTYLKGLRKICDEYGILLIFDEVQSGVGRTGKWFCCEHAGVKPDILVTAKALASGLPLGAVVASKELMKKWDSPAHGSTFGGNPVSCAAALATLQSIKEEGLLDRACAAGAKMVSYLQEVAMHNPSIGDVRGMGCMIGVEFVDEAGAADGRLCQNLIDECLAKGLILIGCGLQRNVVRLIPPLNVSDAELKQALGILSDALVELTRRKS from the coding sequence ATGACCGAAGACGACAGGATGGTGCAACGGGCATTTGCAGTCATAGCTCCGCCGGCGCATCACTATTACCCGATCACCATCGCCCACGGTAAGGGGACGGAAGTCGTCTCCATCGACGGCAGGCGCTTTCTCGACTTCTCCTCCGGACTTGCGGTCCTTAACTTGGGGCACAACCATCCCAAGGTGATCCAGGCGGTCAAGAAACAGGTGGACCACTACCTCCACGCCGGCGGTATCTACTACAGCGAAGCAACGGTAGCGGCCGCCGAGGAACTGACCTCGGTCACGCCCGCCGGACTGGACATGCTGTTCTTCGGCAACTCCGGTGCCGAGGCGGTCGAGGGAGCCCTCAAGTTGGCGCGCTACACCAGCGGCCGTCAGGCAATCGTCTCCTGCACCGGGGGATTCCACGGGCGCACCATGGGGGCCCTCTCCCTCACCAGCAGCTCCTCCGCCTACCGCAGGCGTTACCATCCGCTGGTTCCCTCCGTGTACCAAGTCAGCTACCCCGCCTGTTTCATCTGCTCGTGCGGCATGAACGCCGAGGCGTGCGGTGGCAGATGCCTGGAGGAGTTGGACCGGCTCTTCCAGCGCCAGGTGCCACCGGAGGAGGTGGCCGCCATCATCGTCGAGCCCTTCCTCGGGGAAGGAGGCTACTACCCGGCCCCTAGGACTTACCTCAAGGGGTTGCGCAAGATCTGCGACGAGTACGGCATCCTGCTCATCTTCGACGAAGTGCAGTCCGGAGTCGGCAGGACTGGGAAGTGGTTTTGCTGCGAGCATGCCGGGGTCAAGCCGGACATTCTGGTGACCGCCAAAGCACTCGCCTCCGGTCTGCCGCTCGGGGCAGTGGTCGCATCCAAGGAACTGATGAAGAAGTGGGATTCCCCGGCGCACGGTTCCACGTTCGGGGGGAACCCTGTCTCCTGCGCGGCCGCCTTGGCGACGTTGCAGTCGATCAAGGAAGAGGGGCTTCTAGACCGTGCCTGCGCGGCCGGCGCCAAGATGGTTTCCTACCTGCAGGAAGTGGCCATGCACAACCCGAGCATCGGCGATGTCCGGGGGATGGGGTGCATGATCGGGGTGGAATTCGTGGACGAGGCCGGCGCCGCTGACGGCAGGCTGTGCCAAAACCTGATTGACGAGTGTCTGGCCAAGGGGTTGATCCTGATCGGCTGCGGCTTGCAGCGTAACGTGGTCCGCCTGATCCCCCCACTGAACGTGAGCGATGCCGAACTGAAACAGGCGCTGGGGATCTTGTCCGATGCGTTGGTTGAGTTGACCAGGAGGAAGAGTTGA
- a CDS encoding PilZ domain-containing protein has translation MYKEKRNFARLALHAKANLHQGDRTIEGEVENLSMKGVFVTAAHKLEQNDMVAVTIYHTLTPQVLCDLKAKVVRITDQGMGLQFEKTLLD, from the coding sequence ATGTACAAGGAAAAAAGAAACTTCGCCAGGCTGGCCTTACACGCGAAAGCGAACCTTCACCAGGGCGACCGCACCATCGAGGGAGAGGTTGAAAACCTCAGCATGAAGGGGGTCTTCGTGACGGCGGCACACAAGCTGGAGCAGAACGACATGGTAGCCGTGACCATCTACCACACGCTGACGCCGCAGGTGCTCTGCGACCTAAAGGCGAAGGTGGTCAGGATCACCGACCAGGGGATGGGACTGCAATTTGAAAAGACCCTTCTCGACTGA
- the hypE gene encoding hydrogenase expression/formation protein HypE: MNNDLILLGHGSGGRLSHQLLDELIIPQLSSVPVAGQNDAALLNIGGIKLAFSTDSYVVDPIFFPGGNIGDLAVNGTVNDLAMMGARPLCLSVGFILEEGFSKAELAKILASMREAAEAAGVAIVTGDTKVVPKGKGDRIFINTSGIGAVEHNLHIDGASAQVGDKVIVNGCIGDHGIAVLSAREGLEIDSGIQSDSAPLNGLVADLLPLGPALHVLRDPTRGGVATTLKEIALQSGVTITLDEKSLPINPGVKGVCSILGLDPLYVANEGKLLAFVAPDQAEAALARMHRHPLGKDAAIIGEVTETSAGKVQMETLVGGVRGVEMLAGEQLPRIC, translated from the coding sequence TTGAACAACGACCTCATCCTCCTGGGCCACGGCAGCGGCGGGAGGCTTTCGCACCAGCTCCTCGACGAGCTGATTATCCCGCAGCTCTCCAGCGTGCCGGTCGCCGGCCAAAACGACGCGGCCCTGCTCAATATCGGCGGCATCAAACTCGCCTTCAGCACCGACTCCTACGTCGTGGACCCGATCTTCTTCCCTGGCGGCAACATCGGCGACCTCGCCGTCAACGGCACGGTCAACGACCTGGCCATGATGGGCGCCCGCCCCTTGTGCCTCTCCGTCGGCTTCATCCTCGAGGAAGGTTTCTCCAAGGCCGAACTGGCGAAGATTCTTGCGTCGATGCGCGAAGCTGCTGAAGCAGCCGGGGTCGCCATCGTCACCGGAGACACCAAGGTGGTGCCGAAAGGGAAGGGGGATCGCATCTTCATCAACACCTCCGGCATCGGGGCCGTGGAGCACAACCTGCATATAGACGGCGCCTCGGCGCAGGTGGGCGACAAGGTCATCGTCAACGGCTGCATCGGCGACCACGGCATCGCCGTTCTCTCGGCTCGTGAAGGGCTGGAGATCGACAGCGGTATCCAGAGCGATTCGGCTCCCCTGAACGGGCTGGTGGCGGACCTTCTGCCGCTTGGTCCCGCGCTCCACGTGCTGCGCGACCCGACCCGCGGCGGCGTGGCGACCACCCTCAAGGAGATTGCCCTGCAGTCGGGCGTGACCATCACGCTGGACGAGAAGAGCCTCCCGATCAACCCGGGGGTCAAGGGAGTTTGCTCCATCCTCGGGCTCGACCCGCTCTATGTTGCAAACGAGGGGAAACTGCTGGCGTTCGTGGCGCCGGACCAGGCTGAAGCAGCCCTGGCGCGGATGCACCGCCATCCACTGGGGAAGGATGCCGCCATCATCGGCGAGGTCACCGAGACTTCAGCCGGCAAGGTGCAGATGGAAACCCTGGTTGGTGGAGTGAGGGGAGTGGAGATGCTGGCGGGAGAGCAGCTGCCCCGCATCTGTTGA